A portion of the Tiliqua scincoides isolate rTilSci1 chromosome 3, rTilSci1.hap2, whole genome shotgun sequence genome contains these proteins:
- the SLC16A12 gene encoding monocarboxylate transporter 12: MIVIGCFLVTICTRAVTRCISIFFVEFQTYFAQDYARTAWIHSIVDCATMLCAPLGSFISNHVSCQVGIMLGGLLASSGLILSSFATSLEHLYLSLGVLTGLGFALSYSPAIAMVGNYFNKRKALAYGIAMSGSGIGTFILAPVVQLLIEQFSWRGALLILGGFVLNLCVCGALMRPIALKTDHQNMPEFAEQEFDPVVQEQDLKPWSACSPLIKVWSHKCLCQCSWREYNFLLMPDFVVLAVSVLFMAYGCSPLFVYLVPYALRAGVSHQQAAFLMSILGVIDIVGNITFGWLTDRRCLKKYRHVCYLFAVGMDGLCCLFLPVLQSFPLLVPFSFTFGYFDGAYVTLIPVVTADVVGTASLSSALGVVYFLHAIPYLISPPVAGWLVDTTGSYTAPFLLCGFSMIFSSTLLCCARLAKKVRRTPLRPTGSVSDAKQQIWANGAIAYSVTGELKQKDVEMLASETNSYSKR, translated from the exons ATGATTGTGATTGGCTGCTTCCTTGTTACTATCTGCACTAGAGCTGTCACAAG GTGCATCTCAATTTTTTTCGTGGAGTTCCAAACTTACTTTGCTCAAGATTATGCACGAACAGCTTGGATCCATTCCATAGTAGACTGTGCTACAATGCTATGTG CACCACTTGGAAGTTTTATCAGTAATCATGTCTCCTGTCAAGTGGGTATCATGCTAGGAGGATTGCTAGCATCTTCTGGACTGATCCTGAGTTCCTTTGCTACAAGTCTGGAGCATCTTTATCTATCCCTAGGAGTTCTTACAG GCCTAGGATTTGCACTTTCTTATTCACCAGCGATCGCAATGGTGGGCAACTATTTCAACAAGAGGAAAGCCCTGGCTTATGGCATCGCTATGTCAGGAAGTGGAATTGGTACCTTCATCCTGGCGCCTGTGGTCCAGCTTCTCATCGAACAGTTTTCATGGCGTGGAGCCTTACTCATCCTGGGAGGCTTTGTGCTAAACCTCTGTGTCTGTGGTGCCTTGATGAGACCGATTGCTCTTAAAACAGATCACCAGAACATGCCTGAATTCGCAGAGCAAGAGTTTGACCCTGTGGTCCAAGAGCAGGACTTAAAGCCGTGGTCTGCCTGTTCCCCTCTGATCAAAGTGTGGTCTCACAAATGTCTGTGCCAGTGCTCTTGGCGGGAATACAACTTCTTACTGATGCCAGACTTTGTGGTGCTTGCTGTGTCTGTCTTGTTTATGGCTTACGGCTGCAGCCCCCTCTTTGTTTACCTGGTGCCTTATGCATTAAGAGCAGGAGTGAGTCATCAGCAGGCGGCTTTCCTCATGTCCATCCTTGGTGTCATTGACATCGTTGGGAACATCACCTTTGGATGGCTCACGGATAGAAG GTGCCTGAAGAAGTATCGTCACGTTTGCTACCTCTTTGCTGTGGGAATGGATGGTCTCTGCTGTCTCTTCCTTCCGGTCCTCCAAAGCTTTCCACTCCTTGTGCCTTTCTCGTTCACCTTTGGGTATTTTGATGGAGCCTACGTAACACTCATCCCGGTGGTGACAGCAGATGTCGTGGGGACTGCTTCGCTATCATCAGCCCTTGGGGTGGTCTACTTTCTTCATGCAATACCATACCTAATTAGCCCACCGGTTGCAG GCTGGCTTGTGGATACAACTGGCAGCTATACTGCACCATTCCTCCTATGTGGATTTTCCATGATATTCAGTTCAACATTATTATGCTGTGCCAGGCTAGCAAAGAAGGTCAGACGGACTCCCTTGAGGCCAACCGGCAGTGTCAGTGATGCCAAGCAACAAATCTGGGCAAATGGCGCAATTGCTTACTCTGTGACTGGAGAATTAAAGCAAAAAGATGTGGAGATGTTGGCTAGCGAGACAAACAGCTATAGCAAAAGATGA